In Prochlorococcus marinus str. MIT 1214, one DNA window encodes the following:
- a CDS encoding YcjF family protein, with protein MENHSLTKSPLSFPSFSIPKISLFIGLTITGQWVLSDVAHIPGGGLGLLLGLGCIFYFLKPGKVSFEAPSTVQGWVRRCHDVLENFEYLLEDGEQSERKKERIYSLQKIIDRSEDQSIGFLKTKGVKLPDKEQLEKVLGIKNQIKVSFPPALPVRDRNWILPDLIQEQDFIVYSLVLPMSAADLLWIKNIPTDQPAWLMVASKESTDWSDERNALEAQLPDRWTHRVLKWDGSQTEMATVLSPIKKLLENPKKNTDITKQRLLSRLHTSWQKDLEKLRREKFKVIQTRSQWIVAGIVFASPVASTDLLAVAVVNGLMIKEMSKIWSSKMKPELLEAVSRQLAMAAIAQGVVEWSGQSLLSLAKLDGSSWVAAGTIQALSAAYLTRVVGRSMADWMALNNGVTQPDLELIKQQAPQLVSKAAELERVDWVAFLKQSKEWIQTQSINYKVKSV; from the coding sequence GTGGAAAATCATTCATTAACAAAATCTCCTCTCTCCTTTCCTTCTTTTTCGATTCCGAAAATTAGTCTTTTTATTGGGCTAACTATTACAGGTCAATGGGTTTTGAGTGATGTAGCCCATATTCCTGGGGGTGGACTTGGATTGCTATTAGGACTTGGTTGTATTTTTTATTTTTTAAAACCAGGAAAGGTTTCATTTGAGGCTCCCTCTACTGTTCAAGGATGGGTAAGAAGATGTCATGACGTTTTAGAGAATTTTGAGTACTTACTTGAGGATGGAGAGCAAAGTGAAAGAAAAAAAGAAAGAATATATTCCTTGCAAAAAATTATTGATAGAAGCGAAGATCAAAGCATTGGTTTCTTGAAAACAAAAGGCGTAAAATTACCTGATAAAGAGCAATTGGAAAAAGTTTTAGGCATAAAAAATCAAATAAAAGTTTCTTTTCCACCAGCTCTTCCTGTAAGAGATCGAAATTGGATTTTGCCAGATTTAATCCAAGAACAAGATTTTATTGTTTATTCTTTGGTACTTCCAATGAGCGCAGCTGATCTTTTGTGGATAAAAAATATCCCTACAGATCAACCAGCCTGGCTAATGGTTGCCAGTAAAGAATCTACTGATTGGTCTGATGAGCGAAATGCATTAGAGGCTCAATTACCTGATAGATGGACTCACAGAGTATTGAAATGGGATGGATCTCAAACAGAAATGGCAACGGTTCTTTCTCCAATTAAGAAACTTCTTGAAAATCCAAAGAAGAATACAGATATTACTAAGCAAAGACTTTTGTCTCGATTGCATACTTCTTGGCAAAAAGATTTAGAAAAATTAAGAAGAGAAAAATTCAAGGTTATTCAAACAAGATCTCAGTGGATAGTTGCTGGTATCGTTTTCGCCTCCCCTGTCGCCTCAACTGATTTGCTTGCAGTTGCAGTTGTTAATGGCTTGATGATCAAAGAAATGTCAAAAATATGGTCTTCCAAAATGAAGCCAGAATTACTTGAAGCAGTCTCAAGACAACTAGCAATGGCTGCAATTGCTCAAGGAGTGGTCGAATGGAGTGGACAGTCGTTGTTGAGTTTGGCAAAGCTTGATGGCTCCTCTTGGGTGGCTGCTGGAACAATTCAGGCCTTAAGTGCTGCTTATTTAACCAGAGTGGTTGGAAGATCGATGGCTGATTGGATGGCCCTTAATAATGGAGTAACTCAACCTGATTTAGAACTTATTAAGCAACAAGCTCCTCAACTTGTATCAAAAGCTGCTGAGCTAGAAAGAGTTGATTGGGTGGCTTTTTTAAAGCAATCAAAAGAATGGATTCAGACTCAATCTATTAATTACAAAGTTAAATCAGTTTAA
- a CDS encoding metal ABC transporter substrate-binding protein: protein MFNKKIFSEYMYKKKKILSLSIFIALNILFLTGCVNKKTSGPNNERPFVLTTFTILADLARNVAGDRLLVESITKPGAEIHSYQFTPSDIVKTKGAKLIIENGLGLEAWFSKFMSSTGDIPKVKLTEGIKPLLIDGDAYAGRPNPHAWMSPKRAMNYVDKIVDAFIEIDPDGALEYSSNASTYKAKLESLDKELRDSLSSIPKERRFLVTCEGAFTYLARDYGMKEAYLWPVNSESQVTPRRMVNLIKKIKENEVPTIFCESTVSAEAQLEVAKSSGAFFGGTFYVDSLSDLNGPAPTYIDLLRHNVRLIIDGLSISAVKK, encoded by the coding sequence ATGTTTAATAAAAAGATTTTTTCTGAGTATATGTATAAGAAAAAAAAGATACTTAGTTTATCTATCTTTATTGCTTTAAATATTTTATTCTTGACAGGATGTGTAAATAAAAAAACTTCTGGACCAAACAATGAAAGACCTTTCGTTTTAACTACTTTTACAATTTTGGCGGATCTTGCTAGAAATGTCGCTGGGGATAGACTTCTAGTTGAATCAATAACGAAACCAGGGGCAGAAATCCATAGTTATCAATTTACACCTAGTGATATTGTAAAAACTAAAGGAGCAAAACTGATTATTGAAAATGGTTTAGGTCTTGAAGCATGGTTTTCGAAATTCATGAGTAGTACGGGTGATATTCCCAAGGTGAAATTAACCGAGGGGATAAAGCCATTATTGATAGATGGTGATGCTTATGCAGGCAGGCCAAATCCTCATGCCTGGATGTCACCCAAAAGAGCTATGAATTATGTAGATAAAATAGTCGATGCTTTTATCGAAATCGATCCTGATGGAGCTCTTGAATATTCATCTAACGCTTCAACCTATAAAGCTAAACTTGAATCACTTGATAAAGAGCTAAGGGATTCTTTATCCTCTATTCCGAAGGAAAGAAGATTTTTGGTGACATGTGAAGGAGCCTTTACTTATCTCGCCCGTGATTACGGAATGAAGGAGGCATATTTGTGGCCAGTTAATTCTGAAAGTCAAGTAACCCCAAGAAGAATGGTGAATCTAATAAAAAAAATTAAAGAAAATGAAGTCCCTACAATTTTTTGTGAAAGCACAGTTAGTGCTGAAGCACAACTGGAAGTTGCGAAATCCAGCGGGGCTTTTTTTGGTGGAACCTTCTACGTTGATTCTCTTTCAGATCTAAATGGTCCTGCCCCAACCTATATAGATTTACTAAGACATAATGTTCGATTAATTATTGATGGTTTATCTATCTCAGCAGTGAAAAAATAA
- a CDS encoding metal ABC transporter ATP-binding protein, with the protein MNPIFKSHEKDFMRIEADQVCVDYNGTVALYDASLNLKAGSICGLVGMNGAGKSTFFKALMGFVRPSRGKIRINGIKVNQAQKEQSVAYVPQNEGIDYSFPVSVWDVVMMGRYGSMNIFRIPRESDRTAVFHALERVDLLDLRKRPIGSLSGGQRKRAFLARAIAQRASVLLLDEPFSGVDVPTEKLMAELFLQFRQEGHTILISTHDLNHVRDFCDFVVLINKTVLAYGETSEVFTSENLNKTFGGIPPNPLSGPTSSKDFVNE; encoded by the coding sequence ATGAATCCAATTTTTAAAAGTCACGAGAAAGATTTTATGCGTATTGAGGCAGATCAAGTTTGTGTTGACTACAACGGTACAGTTGCTCTTTATGACGCAAGTTTAAATTTAAAAGCTGGTTCTATATGCGGCCTTGTTGGGATGAATGGCGCAGGAAAATCAACTTTTTTTAAAGCTCTAATGGGTTTTGTTAGACCATCAAGGGGAAAAATAAGGATTAATGGGATCAAGGTTAATCAAGCACAGAAGGAGCAGTCGGTTGCATATGTTCCGCAAAATGAAGGAATAGATTATTCATTTCCCGTGAGTGTTTGGGATGTCGTGATGATGGGGAGATATGGCTCGATGAATATTTTCCGAATCCCAAGAGAGTCAGATAGAACAGCAGTTTTTCATGCCCTTGAGAGAGTTGATCTTTTGGATCTCAGAAAAAGACCAATAGGTTCTTTATCTGGAGGGCAACGCAAAAGAGCTTTTCTTGCAAGAGCAATTGCTCAAAGGGCATCAGTACTTCTTTTAGACGAGCCTTTCTCTGGAGTTGATGTGCCTACTGAAAAGCTTATGGCTGAGCTATTCCTTCAGTTTCGACAAGAAGGACACACTATTTTGATATCTACTCATGATTTGAATCATGTGAGAGATTTTTGTGATTTTGTTGTACTTATCAATAAGACTGTTCTTGCTTATGGTGAAACCTCGGAAGTTTTTACTTCAGAAAATCTAAATAAAACATTTGGAGGAATTCCACCAAATCCTTTATCAGGGCCGACTTCAAGTAAAGATTTTGTAAATGAGTGA
- a CDS encoding metal ABC transporter permease: protein MSEFLISITPVDWLLDPLTHDFMRRALMVSALVGGVCGLLSCYMTLKGWALMGDAVSHAVMPGVVVAYALGLPFSLGAFVFGVGSVALIGFVKQKSRIKEDTVIGLVFTGFFALGLVLVSKIKSNIDLMQILFGSPLGISRSDVNQTLIISFIVISILLIFRKDLMLYCFDAKHARSIGINTGVLHYLLLTLLSLSAVVGLQTVGIILVVAMLITPGATAYLLTDRFDQMTLLAVISSSFSSILGVYISYWSDIETGGSIVLVQTLIFLIAFLFAPRYGIFKNQSLINND from the coding sequence ATGAGTGAATTTCTAATATCCATTACGCCAGTTGATTGGCTATTGGATCCATTAACTCATGACTTCATGAGAAGAGCTTTAATGGTTAGCGCATTAGTAGGAGGTGTTTGTGGACTTTTATCTTGTTATATGACCTTAAAAGGTTGGGCCTTAATGGGTGACGCAGTTTCCCATGCGGTTATGCCAGGGGTGGTTGTTGCTTATGCATTAGGGCTCCCTTTCTCCTTAGGTGCGTTTGTTTTTGGAGTTGGTTCAGTTGCTTTGATTGGATTTGTTAAACAGAAATCTAGAATTAAAGAAGATACAGTAATAGGACTTGTTTTTACTGGCTTTTTTGCATTAGGCCTTGTATTGGTTTCAAAAATTAAAAGTAATATTGATCTAATGCAAATACTTTTTGGAAGTCCTCTAGGGATCTCTCGTTCAGATGTTAACCAAACTTTAATAATTTCGTTTATTGTTATATCTATTTTGCTTATATTTAGAAAAGATTTAATGCTTTATTGTTTTGATGCTAAGCATGCTAGATCTATAGGAATTAATACAGGCGTACTGCATTATTTGTTGTTAACTTTATTATCTCTATCAGCAGTAGTTGGTTTGCAAACTGTTGGTATTATCCTCGTAGTAGCAATGCTTATTACGCCTGGTGCTACAGCATACTTATTGACTGATCGTTTTGATCAAATGACTTTATTAGCAGTTATTAGTAGCTCATTCTCAAGTATTTTAGGTGTCTATATAAGTTATTGGTCAGATATTGAAACAGGTGGATCTATCGTTTTAGTTCAAACATTAATATTTCTAATAGCATTTTTATTCGCTCCGAGATATGGAATATTTAAAAACCAATCTCTAATAAATAATGATTAA
- a CDS encoding DUF4336 domain-containing protein produces MSNLASEQKWSWWPLLPLYPYGRKRTIFRELVPNQIWSFEQLQGIYYVAVPVRLLVLRVKNELMIINPLPPTEELLSDIDVLVKKIGPVKTIVLPTASGLEHKIALPALARAFPDSKIWVCPGQWSFPFQLPFDWLGIPSKRTNILLADGFPHSDYLDWIPLGPIDIGLGRFQEISCFHKPSKSLLVTDALVGIEETPPELFDLDPTPLLFHSREKGSEELIDTPIARRKGWLRLVLFASYLRPEKLEIPKMKEIFGNAFKPNLRNKRAHFGIYPFSWQKGWELSAKKLVGKNNPLIQIAPVIERLVFPRGQKALITWLNKVESLQGLSWLISAHYSGKVRFSKNEVTALKNKINKSDWATSKGDFGFLSWLDQKLLKIGVVPRDPLKKFGD; encoded by the coding sequence ATGAGTAACCTAGCTTCTGAACAAAAATGGAGTTGGTGGCCACTTTTACCGCTCTATCCTTATGGCAGAAAAAGAACAATATTCAGGGAATTAGTTCCAAATCAGATTTGGAGTTTTGAGCAACTTCAGGGGATTTATTATGTTGCTGTCCCTGTGAGGCTATTAGTTTTAAGAGTAAAGAATGAATTGATGATAATTAACCCTCTCCCTCCGACGGAAGAATTGCTGAGTGACATCGACGTACTTGTAAAAAAAATTGGTCCTGTAAAAACTATTGTTTTACCAACGGCCTCTGGTTTGGAACATAAAATTGCTCTACCTGCATTGGCTAGAGCTTTTCCTGATTCAAAAATATGGGTTTGTCCAGGACAATGGAGTTTCCCATTTCAATTGCCTTTTGATTGGTTGGGAATTCCCTCTAAAAGAACAAATATTTTATTAGCTGATGGATTCCCTCATAGTGATTATTTAGATTGGATTCCATTGGGACCAATTGATATTGGACTTGGACGATTTCAAGAAATATCTTGTTTTCATAAACCATCAAAATCTTTGTTGGTTACTGATGCCCTTGTGGGTATTGAGGAGACTCCTCCTGAGCTCTTTGATTTAGATCCTACCCCTTTATTGTTTCATTCAAGAGAGAAGGGGTCTGAAGAGCTAATTGATACGCCAATTGCGAGAAGGAAAGGATGGCTTCGTTTGGTTCTTTTTGCCTCCTACTTAAGACCTGAAAAGTTAGAGATACCAAAAATGAAAGAAATTTTTGGAAACGCTTTTAAACCAAATTTAAGAAATAAAAGAGCACATTTTGGTATATATCCTTTTTCTTGGCAGAAAGGCTGGGAGTTGTCTGCTAAAAAACTTGTTGGGAAAAACAATCCTCTGATACAAATTGCTCCTGTTATAGAAAGGCTGGTTTTCCCTAGAGGACAAAAAGCTTTAATAACTTGGTTAAATAAAGTTGAATCTTTGCAAGGTCTTTCTTGGTTAATATCTGCTCATTACAGCGGGAAAGTTAGATTTTCAAAAAATGAAGTAACAGCGTTAAAAAATAAAATTAACAAATCAGATTGGGCTACAAGTAAAGGTGATTTTGGATTCTTAAGTTGGTTAGATCAAAAATTATTAAAAATCGGCGTAGTACCTAGAGACCCTCTGAAAAAATTTGGTGATTAA
- a CDS encoding DUF760 domain-containing protein, which translates to MFNPEFLATDNNEGHEANALIQYLQDQPADVLQRVAKSASPEIQEIIRHNVQGLLGMLPGEQFDVKVTSSKDNLASLLASAMMTGYFLRQMEQRKQLEETLLSDEEMSVDPDKI; encoded by the coding sequence ATGTTTAATCCTGAATTTTTAGCTACAGACAATAATGAGGGCCATGAGGCAAATGCTCTAATTCAGTACTTACAAGATCAACCTGCTGACGTTTTGCAAAGAGTCGCAAAATCTGCCAGTCCCGAAATTCAAGAAATAATCCGACACAATGTTCAAGGTTTACTTGGAATGCTTCCGGGAGAACAATTTGACGTAAAAGTAACTTCTAGCAAGGATAATCTGGCCAGTTTATTAGCCTCTGCGATGATGACAGGGTACTTCCTTAGACAAATGGAGCAAAGGAAACAATTAGAGGAAACCCTTTTATCTGACGAGGAAATGTCAGTCGATCCAGATAAAATTTAA